AATTCTCTCCCGTCACTTCAAGCCAACGGTAAAAAGCCGCCTGCGGCTCTTCCAGCAATCGAAGGCTTTCCGGATAGCCCGCCAGATTGGCCGCTTCTCGCGTAGCCGCTTGAGCTGCCGCGTCAAAGGAAGCCGGTACCGTCACCGTCACCAACTGCTCCACGAAAGGGGCCTCGCGTCCAAAGCGCTCCTCCCAGGCCTGTTTCAAATGTTTCAGCAGCTGGGCCGAGGCCTCGATCGGCGAGAGTTTCTCCTCCTCCGCCACCCGCTTCGAACGCCAAGGCAGAGTCTTCGCTTGCGGGCTGATCGAATGGTGACAAAGCCACGACTTAGCTGAATGGATAAGCCGCTCCGGTTGCTCCCGCCCACGCTCTCGCGCGTAGAGCCCGACCTCCCAATTCCCTTCCTCCGTCAAATAGAGAAAGGAGGGCAAACTGCTCCGCTTCACCTCGGTCCGCTCCATCTCGCGCTGCCGGATAGGAAGCACCTGCGATTCCGCTCCCTCCGTCAGTTCCACGAAAGCCAAAGCGCAATTCGTAGTGCCCAAGTCGATACCGATACTGTAGCGAGGTTCCATTAGATAAGGATTTCTCTCCCACGAAGGGCACCAAGAATCACGAAGAAACTATTCATTTAAACTTCGTGCACCTTCGTGCCCTTCGTGGGCAGAACAATCCATCAGTCCATGCGGACTTGGAATTCCACTTTCCACTTTCGATCGGAGTCCACGTGCTGCATCCAAAGCTCCAAGCTTCCCAACTCCGTAACCACCGAGTTCAAGAAAACGGGAATCGGTTGGCCTTCCGGAAACGCTTCCATCGGGGGAAGCGTGATTTCCAGCTTGCTCGTTTCCTCCAAGACCTTGTCCGCCTTGTTCACCAGGTCTCCCGGCTGATCGCCTCCACGGATCTCCGACGCGAAGAAACGGAAAACCGCTGGCTTACCCGTAACCAAACCGAACGTCCGCCCTTCCAGCGTATGGGAGGTCCCCTCTTCCATGCCCTGCGGAACAACACAAACCGCCTTGATGGGTGGCTTGAAGCCGGGTACCGCTGGACGCGAAGATTCTAGTCCCAAGTAATACGAACGCGCCGTGCCCGCCCGTATCCGAATTCCCTGACCGGTCACGCGATTGCGGCCATAACTTGCCGCCCCCTTGGCCACCGCCAGATCAGGCTGAAAGCCTTGCAGCTCACGCGGGGCGACTTCGCACCAAGAGGCCAATAGTTCCATCACGCGGGCACGAATCGAGTCTGCCTTGAAAACCCCTCCATTGAACAAGACCGCAGTCGGTTTGAGCAACTCTCCCGCCAAGGCCTGCTCCGGATTGGCAATCAATGCCGACAAGCTTTCGCTCCCTTTCACGTTCTGCAGGCTGCGAGCGAGAAAGCGGGCCAAGTGCTTGCTTACCACCGCGTCCGCCGCATAGGGCAGACCAAATTCCTGCAGGGCTGCGCCTCCGTCTTCCTCGGGCATTTCGGTAGGACCGCTTAGAGCAAAGAAGCCATCGACCACGACAGCATTCAAGGTCTCGCGTGTCAGCGTAGTGGATACAGTCCCTGCGAAGAGGCTCGATCCGCGAGACGGCACCGAAATCGGAAGCTCCGTCAAGCTGCCATCCTCAAAGAGCTTCGCCTTGGCTTGGCTCGCTCCGTGCACCAGAGCAAGAAACTGCCAATCATCGATCTCAGTGCCTTCGTCCTCGAGCTGGGCTTGCAAGGCATAGGCGAGAGCTAAGTCCATGTTGTCGCCGCCCAGCAGGATATGCTCACCGACCGCGATACGTTCCACCGCAAGGTTACCCTGCTCTTCGCTCACCGCGATCAAGCTAAAGTCTGCCGTACCGCCACCTACGTCGCACACGAGAATCACATCGCCGGCCTGAACCTGCTTGCGCCACTCGTTGCCCACCTTATCGGTCCAGGCGTAGAAGGCCGCTTGCGGCTCTTCCAACAGAATCGGCTCAGGCAAACCTGCCGCAGCGGCCGCGTCAGAAGTGAGCTTGCGAGCGACCTCGTCAAAGGAAGCAGGTACAGTCAGCACGACTTGCCCTTCCCCTAAGTTCCACTCTCGTCCTTCCAATCGCTCCGCGTAAAGCACGCCGTTTTTCAAGTGCTCGAGGTAGCGGCGCGAAGCCTCGACTGCCGACAGCTTTTGCTCGCCGATTTCCGAATTCCATGGCAGCACCGGCGATTGCGGATCCACGTGCGGATTGGACAGCCACGACTTCGCCGAAGTCACCAAACGATCCGGCACCTGAGCTCCATGTTCTCGAGCGAAGGTACCCACAATTTGGTTACGATCCGAAGACTCCCAAGGCAGCGAAATCGCCTCTGCGGAAAATTCGCTTTCGCTCGGCAAATAGACCGCCGAAGGAAGCGACTTGCGTTCCCCGACTTGGTTTGGCGCCAAGATTTGCGTCACCTCTACCACGCGGCTCTCGCCGCTCTCCAGATCGCACAGGGTCACCGCGCTGTTGCTGGTGCCCAGATCGAT
The Pelagicoccus enzymogenes DNA segment above includes these coding regions:
- a CDS encoding Hsp70 family protein; translated protein: MEKKFVLGIDLGTSNSAVTLCDLESGESRVVEVTQILAPNQVGERKSLPSAVYLPSESEFSAEAISLPWESSDRNQIVGTFAREHGAQVPDRLVTSAKSWLSNPHVDPQSPVLPWNSEIGEQKLSAVEASRRYLEHLKNGVLYAERLEGREWNLGEGQVVLTVPASFDEVARKLTSDAAAAAGLPEPILLEEPQAAFYAWTDKVGNEWRKQVQAGDVILVCDVGGGTADFSLIAVSEEQGNLAVERIAVGEHILLGGDNMDLALAYALQAQLEDEGTEIDDWQFLALVHGASQAKAKLFEDGSLTELPISVPSRGSSLFAGTVSTTLTRETLNAVVVDGFFALSGPTEMPEEDGGAALQEFGLPYAADAVVSKHLARFLARSLQNVKGSESLSALIANPEQALAGELLKPTAVLFNGGVFKADSIRARVMELLASWCEVAPRELQGFQPDLAVAKGAASYGRNRVTGQGIRIRAGTARSYYLGLESSRPAVPGFKPPIKAVCVVPQGMEEGTSHTLEGRTFGLVTGKPAVFRFFASEIRGGDQPGDLVNKADKVLEETSKLEITLPPMEAFPEGQPIPVFLNSVVTELGSLELWMQHVDSDRKWKVEFQVRMD